In Streptomyces pluripotens, the genomic window CGCCAGCTCACGCACACCAACAATGTCGTCGTCGAGGCCATGCGACTCAGGCCCGCCGTATGGATTCTGACTCGGCGAGCCGTGACCGACACCTCACTCGGCGGCTATCGCATTCCGGCCGGCGCGGACATCGTCTACAGTCCGTACGCGATCCAGCGCGACGCCCGTTCCTACGCCTGCCCCCTCGACTTCGACCCCGATCGCTGGCTGCCCGAGCGGGCCAGGGAGGTACCGAAGTACGCCATGAGCCCGTTCAGCGTGGGCAACCGCAAGTGCCCCAGCGACCACTTCTCCATGACCCAGCTGAGCCTGATCACCGCGGCGGTGTCGGCGAAGTACCGCTTCGAGCAGGCCGAGGAGTCGAACGACACCACCCGGGTGGGCATCACGCTCCGCCCGCACCATCTGCTGCTCAGGCCCATCCCCTGGTAGGTCCCGTCAGGTGCACCCGGTACCCCCGTGTGCACCGGTGGCCCTTTGGGCCGGAACGCGCGCCGGCAGGAGCGTTCGGGACCGTGCCCGGCGCCCACGCCCCGCAGCGTGGCCGCCGCATCGCACCCGGTGCGTGCGCGGGCCGGCCTCGTCCACGGTCACGTCCGTGCGCACCTGCCCCAGGGCCGCTGTGCCCCGGGACAGGTGCGATACGACGGTCCGCAGGGCCGCCGGACGGGGGCAGGCTCAGAAGTCCTCGTCCAGGTCGACGCTGCCCTCCACCGCGACCTGGTACGCCGACGGGCGGCGCTCGAAGAAGTTGGTCAACTCCTGAACGCCCTGCAACTCCATGAAGGAGAAGGGGTTCTCCGAACCGTAGACCGGCGCGAAGCCCAGGCGGGTGAGTCGCTGGTCGGCGACACACTCCAGGTACTGCCGCATCGAGTCGGTGTTCATACCCGGCAGTCCCTCACCGCACAGGTCGCGTGCGAACTGCAGCTCCGCCTCGACCGCCTCCGCCAGCATGTCGGTGACCTGCTGCTGGAGCACGTCGTCGAACAGGTCCGGCTCCTCCTTGCGGACGGTGTCGACCACCTCGAAGGCGAAGGACATGTGCATCGTCTCGTCACGGAACACCCAGTTGGTGCCGGTGGCCAGCCCGTGCAACAGGCCCCGGCTGCGGAACCAGTAGACGTACGCGAACGCGCCGTAGAAGAAGAGACCCTCGATGCAGGCGGCGAAGCAGATCAGGTTGAGCAGGAAGCGGCGGCGGTCAGCCTTCGTCTCCAGCCGCTCGATCTTCTCGACGGAGTCCATCCACCTGAAGCAGAACTGCGCCTTCTCCCGGATGGAGGGGATGTTCTCGATCGCCGCGAAGGCCGCCGCGCGCTCCTCCGGGTCGGGGAGGTAGGTGTCCAACAGCGTCAGGTAGAACTGGACGTGGACGGCCTCCTCAAAGAGCTGCCGGCTCAGGTACAGCCGCGCCTCCGGGGAGTTGATGTGCTTGTAGAGGGTCAGCACCAGGTTGTTCGCGACGATCGAGTCGCCGGTGGCGAAGAACGCGACCAGCCGGCCGATCAGGTGCTGCTCACCCGGGCTCAGCTTGGCGAGGTCGGCCACGTCCGAGTGGAGGTCGACCTCCTCCACGGTCCAGGTGTTCTTGATGGCGTCCCGGTAGCGCTCGTAGAAGTCGGGGTAGCGCATCGGGCGCAGGGTCAGTTCGAAGCCCGGGTCGAGCAGGTTGGTGTTACGGCTCATCGCTGTCGGCGCGGAGCGCCGTCCTCCAGGGGTGCGGTCGGGTGGTGGGCGGGAGTCACTGGCAGGCTTCGCAGGACTCGGGGTTCTCCAGGGAGCAGGCGACGGCTTCGGGGTCCGCGGTGGCCTGCACGGGGACGGCGGCACGGGCCGCCCGGGCGATACGGGTCGCCGGGCGCGAGCGCAGGTAGTAGGTGGTCTTCAGGCCTGACTTCCAGGCGTAGGCGTACATCGAGGAGAGCTTGCCGATCGTCGGCGTCTCCATGAACAGGTTCAGGGACTGCGCCTGGTCCAGGAACGGGGTGCGCGCGGCGGCCATGTCGATCAGGCCGCGCTGCGGGATCTCCCAGGCCGTGCGGTAGAGCCGTCGTACGTCCTGCGGGATCCAGGTGAAGTCCTGTACTGAGCCGTTCGCGTCGCGCAGCGCCTCACGGGTGCGCGCGTCCCAGACGCCCAGGTCCTTCAGATCCTGCACCAGGTAGGTGTTGACCTGCAGGAACTCCCCAGACAGCGTCTCACGCTTGAACAGGTTGGAGACCTGCGGCTCGATGCACTCGTACACGCCCGCGATGGACGCGATGGTGGCGGTCGGGGCAATGGCGAGGAGCAGCGAGTTGCGCATGCCGACGGACGCGATCCGCTCCCGTAGCGCTGCCCAGCGCTGCGGCCAGGTCAGGTCCGCGCCGTAGTGGTCGGGATGCAGGACCCCCCGGGCGGCACGGGTCTTCTCCCAAGCGGGCAGGGGGCCGTTGCGCTCTGCGAGGTCGGCGGACGCCTCGTACGCGGCGAGCATGATGCGCTCGGCGATGCGTGTCGACAGGGCCTTCGCCTCGGCGGAGTCGAAGGGCAGGCGCAGCTTGAAGAAGACGTCCTGCAGCCCCATCGCGCCCAGGCCGACCGGGCGCCACCTGGCGTTGGAACGGCCCGCCTGCCCGGTCGGGTAGAAGTTGATGTCCACGACCCGGTCGAGGAAGGTGACGGCGGTCCGTACGGTCGCGTCCAACCGCTGCCAGTCGATGTCGCCCGCCGCGGTGTCGACGAAGGCACCGAGGTTCACCGAACCCAGGTTGCACACCGCTGTCTCACCGTCGTCGGTGACCTCCAGGATCTCCGTGCAGAGGTTGGAGGAGTGGACGACGTGGCCCGGCTCGGCCGTCTGGTTGGCGGTGCGGTTGGCCGCGTCCTTGAAGGTCATCCACCCGTTGCCGGTCTGCGCGAGGGTGCGCATCATCCGGCCGTACAGGTCCCGGGCCGGGATGGTCTTCTGCGCGAGCCCCGCCTCCTCGGCCTTACGGTAGGCGGCGTCGAACTCCTCGCCCCATAGGTCCACCAGTTCCGGCACGTCCGCAGGCGAGAACAGCGACCACGGTCCGTCCGCCTGGACCCGGCGCATGAACTCGTCCGGGACCCAGTGGGCGAGGTTCAGGTTGTGCGTACGGCGCGCGTCCTCGCCGGTGTTGTCGCGCAGCTCCAGGAACTCCTCGATGTCGGAGTGCCAGGTCTCCAGGTACACCGCCGCGGCACCCTTGCGCCGCCCGCCCTGGTTCACGGCCGCCACCGAGGCGTCGAGCGTCTTCAGGAACGGGACGATGCCGTTGGAGTGCCCGTTGGTGCCGCGGATCAGCGAGCCGCGCGAGCGGATGCGGGAGTACGACAGACCGATGCCACCGGCGTGCTTGGAGAGGCGGGCTACCTGGTGGTAGCGGTCGTAGATGGAGTCCAGTTCGTCCCGTGGGGAGTCGAGCAGGTAGCAGGACGACATCTGCGGGTGCCGCGTACCGGAATTGAAGAGGGTGGGGGAGGAGGGCAGATAGTCGAGGCGGCTCATGAGCCCGTAGAGCGCCGCGACCTCGTCGACGGACCGTGTGGTGTCGTCCTCGGCCAGGCCCGCCGCGACCCGCAGCATGAAGTGCTGGGGAGTCTCGATGACCCTGCGGGTGAGGGGGTGCCGGAGCAGGTAGCGGCTGTGCAGGGTGCGCAGGCCGAAGTAGCCGAAGCGGTCGTCGGCCGTGGTGTCGGTCAGCGCGTCCAGCCGGCCGGCGTGCAGCCGGACGAACTCGGCGGTGCCGTCTGCGATGAGCCCCTCCCGGTGCCCCACGGCGACGGACCGGGTGAAGGAGGTCACGCCTTGCGAGGCGGCCTCGTCCCGGATGGCGAGGGTCAGCAGCCGGGCGGCCAGCTTCGAGTAGGCCGGGTCCTCGGAGATGAGTCCGGCGGCTGCGTCGGTGGCCAGCTCGCGCAGTTCCGCCTCGTCGGCCCTGGCGGACCGGCCGCGCAGCGCAGCGGCCGCGACCCGGCCGGGGTCGGCGTCGGGGAGGTCGACGGTCAGCTCGGTCAGGGTCCGCAGCAGCGCGGCACCGGGACCGTCTGTCTCCGGGCCGGTGACTGAAGCCGGATCTGCTGGCGCGATGGTCACGTGGGGCTCTCCCTCGCTGGGCACGGGGCCTGGTGGAGGGCAGGGGCAGCCACGAGCGCGCACGGCGTCGCGTCCACCAGCCCACTCCGCGAGGCCCGGACGTCTCAGAACACCCGGACCGGACGTCCGGGCATGCTGCCGACAGGTCCTCGGACTGAACAAGCGTGCGGATGCGCGCGAGTACACCGTTGCGGGACAGTTCCGGATTCACACCGGATTCCCCTGCGGCGACAGCGAGGATGAGCATACATCTAGTGTCGGGTTGCCGCGGCACCCCCAGATGTTGTGTCGTTCCGCCTTCAGAGGGTCAACTCGTAGGTGAGGAGAGAGATGTGGTCCAGGTGCGGGATCGGATTCCAATCCCGTCCGGGTGTGCGAACGAAACCGAGCCGCTCGTAGATCCGGTGGGCGGTGCGCATGTCCCGCTGGGTGGACAGGACGACACGGACGCACCCCTCGGTGGCACGTGCACGGTCGAGGCAGGCGCGGACGAGGGCCTCGCCGACGCCCTGGCCGCGGGCCGTGTGGGCGACGGCGAGCATTCGTATCTCGGCCTCCCCGGGACCGGCGATGTCCGCCATGGGGCCGCCGGAGGGGACGAAGGTGACCGCGCCGAGGACGGTGCCGCCCCGGACCGCCGCGAGAACCTCGGCCGCGGCCGCACGGGTGGCCACGTCTCTCAGCTCGCTGAGGTACGTGTCACTCTCGCCGAAGTCGAGCAGGCCGTCCTGGAGGTAGGCCCGGGCGGTGATGGCGCCGATGTTGTCGTACTCGTCGGGGGTTGCCCGGCGGATCACGATGTCCATGGTGGCGAGTCTGCCGGATGCGATGGCGGCGGACCACGGGATTCCTCCCGTGGCCGCCGTGCCGTTGCAGCTCAGCTGCCGCTCACTGCCCGGCACCCGCGGTGGCGGGAGGGAGTTCGACCTGGACGCCTGGGTCACCGGCGTCCACCGTGTAGTCCTCCGGCTCGGTCTCGTCGAAGCCTTCGGGGGCCTTGACGGCCTTCAGGACGACGGTGAGGACCACCGTGACGAGGACGTTCAGCACGAACGCCGTGAGGCCGATGTAGCCGATCTCGCCGATGCCGGGGATCGCCTTGGCAGAGCCGCCGAAGTGCTTCTGCGCCGGCGAGGCGATCCCGTACGCGGCGACCGTGCCGTACACCATGCCGGCCGCCCAGCCGGCCAGCAGTGCCCAGCGGTGGAACCAGCGGGTGAACAGGCCGCCGACCAGGGCCGGGAAGGTCTGCAGGATCCAGATGCCGCCGAGCAGTTGGAAGTTGATGGCCACCGTCTTGTCCATGGTGAGGACGAAGACCAGGGCACCCACCTTGACCAGCAGGGACACGATCTTGGAGACACGGGTCTCCTGCGCGGCGGTGGCATCCGGTCTGATGAAGTCCTTGTAGACGTTGCGGGTGAAGAGGTTGGCCGCCGCGATGGACATGATGGCCGCGGGGACCAGGGCGCCGATCGCGATCGCTGCGAAGGCGACTCCGGTGAACCAGTCCGGGAACATGTCCTCGAACAACTGGGGGATGGCCAGTTGTCCGTTGGTCACCTTCACCCCGGCCGCGATCGCCATGAAGCCGAGCAGTGCCAGCAGGCCCAGCATCACCGAGTACAGCGGCAGGATCGTGGTGTTGCGGCGGATGACCTCACGGCTCCTGGATGACAGGGTCGCGGTGATCGAGTGCGGGTACATGAACAGCGCGAGGGCGGAGCCGAGCGCCAGTGTGGCGTAGGTCCACTGCTTGGCCGGGGCTGGTGTGAGGCCTCCGGCGCCCGTGTCCGCGAACTTCTTGCCCGCCGCGGCGAAGATGTCGTCGAACCCGCCCAGTTTGATCGGGATGTAGATGATCGCCACTGCGATGACGATGTAGATCAGTGTGTCCTTGACGAACGCGATCAGCGCGGGTGCCCGCAGACCGGACGAGTAGGTGTAGGCCGCCAGCACGCCGAAGGCGATGAGCAGCGGGAGGTCCTTCATGAACCAGCCGGTGCTTTCGCCGCCGCCGACGCCCATCACGTCCAGCACCGCCTGGATGCCCACGAGTTGGAGCGCGATGTACGGCATCGTTGCCAGGATGCCGGTGAGCGCCACCGCCAGCGACAGGCCCTTCGAGCCGAACCGGCCGCGCACGAAGTCGGAGGTGGTGACGTATCCGTGGCGGTGCGATACCGACCACAGACGGGGCAGGAAGGTGAAGATCAGCGGGTAGACCAGGATCGTGTACGGCACGGCGAAGAAGCCGGCCGCACCCGCCGCGTAGATCGCCGCCGGTACGGCGACGAAGGTGTAGGCCGTGTACAGGTCACCGCCGAGCAGGAACCAGGTGATCCAGGTGCCGAACGACCGTCCACCCAGTCCCCATTCGTCCAGCGAGTGCTCGTTGTCGGACCTGCGCCAGCGTGCGGCCAGGAAGCCCAGGACCGTGACGGCCAGGAAGAAGAAGACGAAGACGCCGAGCGCGACACCGTTGACGCCGTCCTTCACTTCGCCGCCTCCCCGGTCCGGTCGCCCGCGGCCCTGCGAGATCGCTGGTCGCGCTGCCAGAGCCGGTAGGCGAGTACCGTGAGCGCGGTGGAGAGCAGCACCCAGAGCATCTGGTACCAGTAGAAGAACGGGATCCCGATGAACGCGGGATCCATCCTGTTGTACGAGCCGACCCACAGCGTCGCCACGAACGGCGCGACGAGGCACAGGCCGATGATCACTCTGATCGGTGTGACGACCGGTGGTTGCACTTCAGGTGTTCCGGACATGCCGCGGCTCCGTCCCCTCGTTGATCACCTGTGCAATGCGCAGGCAATCTAGGCGACGGTGGCACGGCACGGGAAGACCCCGTCCGGACACCGGGAGGCCGGTTCCGGGGGCATACCGGGCCCAACCGGGGCCATTGCGGGTGTGGCGGTCCTGCCCCGGCGTGGTCCGTCCGGGGGTCCGCACCGCACGCGGACACCCGGTGTGGCTTCAGTCCTGCGGTCGCTTGAGCCGTGCCACGAACTTGTACCGGTCGCCCCGGTACACCGACCGCACCCACTCCACCGGCTTGCCCTCGCGGTCCACGGAGTGCCGGGAGAGCATCAGCATCGGCAGGCCCACGTCGGTGCCCAGCAGGCCCGCTTCGCGCGGGGTGGCGAGGGAGGTCTCGATGGTCTCCTCGGCCTCGGCGAGGTGGACGTCGTACACCTCGGCGAGGGCGGTGTAGAGGGAGGTGTACTTCACGAGGGAGCGGCGCAGGGCCGGGAAGCGCTTTGCACTCAGGTGGGTGGTCTCGATCGCCATGGGTTCGCCGTTGGCCATGCGCAGACGCTCGATGCGCAGCACACGTCCGCCGGCGGTGATGCCGAGCAACTCGGCGAGCCGGTCGTCGGCGGTGATGTAGCCGATGTCCAGCAGCTGCGAGGTCGGTTCCAGGCCCTGGGCGCGCATGTCCTCGGTGTAGGAGGTGAGCTGCAGCGCCTGGGAGACCTTCGGTTTGGCGACGAACGTGCCCTTGCCCTGGATGCGTTCCAGCCGGCCTTCCACGACCAGTTCCTGAAGGGCCTGGCGGACGGTGGTGCGCGAGGTGTCGAACTCGGCCGCCAGTGTGCGCTCGGGCGGGACCGGCGTGCCCGGCGGCAGCGTCTCCGTCATGTCAAGCAGGTGTTTCTTCAGGCGGTAGTACTTGGGCACACGCGCCGTACGGCCGGTTGTGCCGGCCTCGTTCTCCGCACTGCTGACGTCGGTGCTCATGCCCTGCCTTCCCGGCTCCGGGTGCCGAAAGCGACCGACCTGGCATCGGCCACGGATCACATCGTGGCACGGCTTCACGCCTCAGGGGTCCACCCGGACGCTCCGTGATCTTCTCTATACCTCGCCGGGCCTGCCCTTGGTCTGGTCCATTGGAGGGTGGGCCGACCGGCGGCAGTGCCGTTCGGCCTGCCGCCTGAGCCGCTTGCCTCCGGCTAGTGCGGCTAGTGCCGCGGCACTAGATCCCCTGCCAGCC contains:
- a CDS encoding GNAT family N-acetyltransferase; the encoded protein is MDIVIRRATPDEYDNIGAITARAYLQDGLLDFGESDTYLSELRDVATRAAAAEVLAAVRGGTVLGAVTFVPSGGPMADIAGPGEAEIRMLAVAHTARGQGVGEALVRACLDRARATEGCVRVVLSTQRDMRTAHRIYERLGFVRTPGRDWNPIPHLDHISLLTYELTL
- a CDS encoding ribonucleoside-diphosphate reductase subunit alpha → MTIAPADPASVTGPETDGPGAALLRTLTELTVDLPDADPGRVAAAALRGRSARADEAELRELATDAAAGLISEDPAYSKLAARLLTLAIRDEAASQGVTSFTRSVAVGHREGLIADGTAEFVRLHAGRLDALTDTTADDRFGYFGLRTLHSRYLLRHPLTRRVIETPQHFMLRVAAGLAEDDTTRSVDEVAALYGLMSRLDYLPSSPTLFNSGTRHPQMSSCYLLDSPRDELDSIYDRYHQVARLSKHAGGIGLSYSRIRSRGSLIRGTNGHSNGIVPFLKTLDASVAAVNQGGRRKGAAAVYLETWHSDIEEFLELRDNTGEDARRTHNLNLAHWVPDEFMRRVQADGPWSLFSPADVPELVDLWGEEFDAAYRKAEEAGLAQKTIPARDLYGRMMRTLAQTGNGWMTFKDAANRTANQTAEPGHVVHSSNLCTEILEVTDDGETAVCNLGSVNLGAFVDTAAGDIDWQRLDATVRTAVTFLDRVVDINFYPTGQAGRSNARWRPVGLGAMGLQDVFFKLRLPFDSAEAKALSTRIAERIMLAAYEASADLAERNGPLPAWEKTRAARGVLHPDHYGADLTWPQRWAALRERIASVGMRNSLLLAIAPTATIASIAGVYECIEPQVSNLFKRETLSGEFLQVNTYLVQDLKDLGVWDARTREALRDANGSVQDFTWIPQDVRRLYRTAWEIPQRGLIDMAAARTPFLDQAQSLNLFMETPTIGKLSSMYAYAWKSGLKTTYYLRSRPATRIARAARAAVPVQATADPEAVACSLENPESCEACQ
- a CDS encoding DUF3311 domain-containing protein encodes the protein MSGTPEVQPPVVTPIRVIIGLCLVAPFVATLWVGSYNRMDPAFIGIPFFYWYQMLWVLLSTALTVLAYRLWQRDQRSRRAAGDRTGEAAK
- the mctP gene encoding monocarboxylate uptake permease MctP, with the protein product MKDGVNGVALGVFVFFFLAVTVLGFLAARWRRSDNEHSLDEWGLGGRSFGTWITWFLLGGDLYTAYTFVAVPAAIYAAGAAGFFAVPYTILVYPLIFTFLPRLWSVSHRHGYVTTSDFVRGRFGSKGLSLAVALTGILATMPYIALQLVGIQAVLDVMGVGGGESTGWFMKDLPLLIAFGVLAAYTYSSGLRAPALIAFVKDTLIYIVIAVAIIYIPIKLGGFDDIFAAAGKKFADTGAGGLTPAPAKQWTYATLALGSALALFMYPHSITATLSSRSREVIRRNTTILPLYSVMLGLLALLGFMAIAAGVKVTNGQLAIPQLFEDMFPDWFTGVAFAAIAIGALVPAAIMSIAAANLFTRNVYKDFIRPDATAAQETRVSKIVSLLVKVGALVFVLTMDKTVAINFQLLGGIWILQTFPALVGGLFTRWFHRWALLAGWAAGMVYGTVAAYGIASPAQKHFGGSAKAIPGIGEIGYIGLTAFVLNVLVTVVLTVVLKAVKAPEGFDETEPEDYTVDAGDPGVQVELPPATAGAGQ
- a CDS encoding GntR family transcriptional regulator, with the translated sequence MSTDVSSAENEAGTTGRTARVPKYYRLKKHLLDMTETLPPGTPVPPERTLAAEFDTSRTTVRQALQELVVEGRLERIQGKGTFVAKPKVSQALQLTSYTEDMRAQGLEPTSQLLDIGYITADDRLAELLGITAGGRVLRIERLRMANGEPMAIETTHLSAKRFPALRRSLVKYTSLYTALAEVYDVHLAEAEETIETSLATPREAGLLGTDVGLPMLMLSRHSVDREGKPVEWVRSVYRGDRYKFVARLKRPQD
- a CDS encoding ribonucleotide-diphosphate reductase subunit beta, translated to MSRNTNLLDPGFELTLRPMRYPDFYERYRDAIKNTWTVEEVDLHSDVADLAKLSPGEQHLIGRLVAFFATGDSIVANNLVLTLYKHINSPEARLYLSRQLFEEAVHVQFYLTLLDTYLPDPEERAAAFAAIENIPSIREKAQFCFRWMDSVEKIERLETKADRRRFLLNLICFAACIEGLFFYGAFAYVYWFRSRGLLHGLATGTNWVFRDETMHMSFAFEVVDTVRKEEPDLFDDVLQQQVTDMLAEAVEAELQFARDLCGEGLPGMNTDSMRQYLECVADQRLTRLGFAPVYGSENPFSFMELQGVQELTNFFERRPSAYQVAVEGSVDLDEDF